The proteins below are encoded in one region of Levilactobacillus namurensis:
- the wecB gene encoding non-hydrolyzing UDP-N-acetylglucosamine 2-epimerase, with amino-acid sequence MTKPIKVMTVFGTRPEAIKMAPIILAMQQRPTEFTPVTVVTAQHREMLDQVLEIFHIHPDYDLNIMRPNQTLSGITTRVLDHLDQVLDQVQPDIVLVHGDTTTTFAASVSAFYHQTMLGHVEAGLRTWQKYSPYPEEMNRQLTDILSDLYFAPTELSRQNLLKQAHPDDDIYVTGNTAIDALKQTVNADYHHAVMDEVQDGHRVILLTMHRRENQGAPMHAVLHAIRQVVEAHDDVEVVYPVHLSPAVQKVAHQELDGMDRIHLIEPLDVVDFHNLAARSYLIMTDSGGVQEEAPSLNKPVLVLRDTTERPEGVTSGTLKLVGTDPKKVTQAMETLLDDPAAYDRMAQAKNPYGDGHAAEYILQAIQEKMTKN; translated from the coding sequence ATGACGAAACCCATAAAAGTAATGACCGTTTTTGGGACCCGGCCAGAAGCCATCAAGATGGCCCCCATCATTTTAGCAATGCAGCAGCGACCGACGGAATTCACGCCGGTCACGGTGGTCACGGCCCAACATCGGGAAATGTTGGATCAGGTGCTTGAAATCTTCCATATTCACCCGGACTATGATCTGAACATCATGCGGCCCAACCAGACGCTGAGCGGCATCACGACGCGGGTACTCGACCATTTGGACCAAGTGTTAGACCAAGTGCAACCGGACATCGTCTTAGTCCACGGCGATACCACCACCACGTTTGCGGCCAGTGTCAGCGCCTTCTATCACCAGACCATGCTAGGCCATGTGGAGGCAGGTTTACGGACTTGGCAGAAATATTCGCCGTATCCGGAAGAAATGAACCGGCAATTAACGGATATTTTAAGTGACCTGTACTTTGCGCCGACGGAATTGTCCCGCCAGAACCTCTTGAAGCAGGCCCATCCAGACGATGACATTTACGTGACCGGGAATACGGCGATCGATGCGTTGAAGCAGACCGTGAACGCTGACTACCACCATGCGGTGATGGATGAGGTTCAAGACGGGCACCGGGTCATCCTATTGACCATGCACCGGCGGGAGAACCAGGGGGCGCCCATGCACGCCGTTTTACACGCGATTCGGCAGGTCGTGGAAGCCCACGATGACGTTGAAGTGGTGTATCCCGTACACTTGAGTCCAGCGGTCCAGAAAGTCGCACATCAGGAGCTCGACGGGATGGACCGGATTCACCTGATCGAACCGCTGGACGTGGTCGACTTCCACAACTTAGCGGCGCGTAGCTACTTGATCATGACCGATTCTGGTGGGGTGCAAGAAGAGGCCCCGTCGCTCAATAAGCCGGTGCTGGTCCTGCGGGACACCACGGAGCGGCCGGAAGGGGTCACCAGTGGGACGCTGAAGCTAGTCGGAACAGATCCCAAGAAGGTGACGCAGGCCATGGAGACCTTGCTGGACGACCCAGCAGCTTACGACCGGATGGCCCAAGCCAAGAACCCTTATGGCGATGGTCACGCAGCGGAATACATTTTACAAGCGATTCAGGAAAAGATGACGA